The following are from one region of the Littorina saxatilis isolate snail1 linkage group LG2, US_GU_Lsax_2.0, whole genome shotgun sequence genome:
- the LOC138959305 gene encoding uncharacterized protein produces the protein MKGVVWMALFSTCLLGVTVDSVIIRDYRNENAKVMLVSGSELEEIPVSSRNQNGRKKRKKTFRPTTSRCCKIGYKVAKRKLSCDVPLLEVVRKVNDMQRAKMKYNRPRKIVQSKISAKLSRKLGECSKSYPRFFEKCCEYREKYYKNMDKCKKRARKERRTCRQTVRKRYKVTSKKGRKTIRKQRRSRGRRGSSLTEQP, from the coding sequence TGGACAGTGTCATCATTCGGGACTACAGAAACGAAAACGCTAAAGTAATGCTGGTTTCAGGCAGCGAACTCGAGGAAATACCCGTCAGCAGCAGGAACCAGAACGGGAGGAAGAAGCGGAAGAAAACATTCCGCCCCACCACCAGCCGCTGCTGTAAGATCGGCTACAAGGTGGCCAAGCGGAAACTGTCGTGCGACGTACCACTGCTGGAGGTTGTCCGCAAGGTCAACGACATGCAGCGCGCCAAGATGAAGTACAATCGGCCACGCAAGATTGTGCAGTCCAAGATTTCGGCCAAACTGTCCAGGAAGCTGGGCGAGTGCTCCAAGAGTTACCCCAGGTTTTTCGAAAAGTGCTGCGAGTACCGCGAAAAGTATTATAAAAACATGGACAAGTGCAAAAAGCGCGCGCGCAAAGAGCGCCGCACGTGCAGACAGACTGTGCGAAAGCGTTACAAGGTCACCTCCAAGAAAGGCCGGAAGACAATCAGGAAGCAGCGAAGGTCGAGGGGGAGGAGAGGATCGAGCTTGACGGAACAGCCCTGA